One bacterium genomic region harbors:
- a CDS encoding toxin-antitoxin system YwqK family antitoxin, which yields MNALILIGGFLVLSASIVNAQQIDSVRFEKRGERVYLAGQKKPYSGKADNFFADGRKQIAGYYQNGKQEGVWTFWYASGHKQSETVYRNGSRSGMWTVWYENGQKQFEGRYKKDRQEGMWTEWYENGQKKRQVTYCNGKENGPFAAWHESGRKRAEGRFKNGRPEGLWVRWDENSEQQSDPSSLRSRQNRL from the coding sequence ATGAACGCTCTCATCCTGATCGGCGGATTTCTGGTTTTATCCGCATCCATCGTGAACGCGCAACAGATCGACTCGGTGAGATTCGAGAAACGCGGGGAACGGGTTTATTTAGCCGGTCAGAAGAAACCGTACAGCGGAAAAGCGGACAACTTTTTTGCTGATGGCCGAAAGCAGATTGCCGGATATTATCAAAATGGAAAACAGGAGGGCGTGTGGACATTCTGGTATGCCAGCGGCCATAAACAGTCTGAGACCGTCTACCGGAACGGAAGCCGGTCCGGTATGTGGACCGTCTGGTATGAGAACGGCCAAAAACAGTTTGAAGGCCGCTACAAAAAAGACCGGCAGGAAGGGATGTGGACCGAGTGGTATGAAAACGGACAGAAAAAAAGGCAAGTCACCTATTGCAACGGCAAAGAGAACGGACCCTTCGCCGCCTGGCATGAGAGCGGCCGCAAGCGGGCCGAGGGCAGGTTTAAAAACGGCAGGCCGGAAGGCCTGTGGGTGCGCTGGGACGAAAACAGTGAACAGCAGAGCGATCCTTCGAGTTTGCGCAGTCGGCAGAACCGCCTGTAA
- a CDS encoding MFS transporter — protein sequence MRLNHYSKFFLLFRILRHPSFRLFFIGQSISLIGTWIQLPAVSWLVWRMSHDPFLLGLAPFIGRLPTLFPAPLVDALVDRWDRHSGAVHASGVDPGPVHVHRLDDHQHAHRPATAAGLDQHRGCAQTVVAVNSKSTALNPRCFLPPPINRRSCSVFTGTGHRRDTASDIP from the coding sequence ATGCGACTGAACCATTATTCAAAATTTTTTCTTTTGTTCCGTATCCTGCGGCATCCCAGCTTTCGTCTGTTCTTCATCGGCCAGTCCATCTCGCTCATCGGCACCTGGATACAGCTGCCGGCGGTCAGTTGGCTGGTGTGGAGGATGAGTCATGATCCTTTTCTCCTCGGGTTGGCGCCGTTCATCGGCCGGCTGCCCACCCTTTTTCCGGCGCCTCTGGTCGACGCTCTGGTGGACCGCTGGGACCGCCACTCAGGTGCTGTCCATGCTTCAGGCGTTGACCCTGGCCCTGTTCATGTACACCGGTTGGATGACCATCAGCATGCTCATCGCCCTGCAACTGCTGCTGGGCTTGATCAACACCGTGGATGCGCCCAGACGGTGGTTGCTGTCAACAGTAAGAGCACTGCACTGAATCCGCGCTGTTTTTTACCTCCACCGATCAATCGCCGCAGCTGCAGT